A genomic stretch from Terriglobus sp. RCC_193 includes:
- a CDS encoding ArnT family glycosyltransferase produces the protein MNEPIQNESATPPDDLSTQPLGWRAWMQTEAACTLRELVVLCVVTAALLFFGLVPFRVGPAVISQPAIGLVGADEPRYAQIAVEMLEEHSAVCHALDARVIPRSLRWKDIHASFLCAEGGTITPILYGHPWLEKPALYYWRTMSFYKEFGKSDWAARLSSATGAFALVFLIFLHMRRFRAGGHLDAALITASAVAIVAFARGASTDMQLAAPFCIGMLGWYAWYETGKKFWLFDLYFFGGIATLAKGPVAIFLSVSIILLFVGLRREWQVLRRMIWLPGICLFLAIVLPWFIAVQLRNPTFYKFFLFEQNLQRFASDRYQHHQNPFYYLIVLLLALMPWTVVALRALWDSVDIAWAEWRVRHKPARYLGHTRAGDAFPEFLVLWAIFPVVFFSFSGSKLPGYILPAIPPITILTGDYLYRVRRAGLPRWLMVSHGVMCGILTFVLLLCPQYMVYQRMIPPLPTLVWAASIALVTGVAIVLLTRRFGLQWLRPLTLVPVLCLLFFLLHRNGWLLDENYSARPMARQIQQMAPDVKLLVTHHIRRDTDYGLCFYRNQPLRHYLQEESATEKQSVITGVPNEEHILVIRSGDTALLQKLLPWRHYKLMFVNVWQGLAVYHVDALQ, from the coding sequence GTGAACGAACCCATACAGAACGAATCGGCGACTCCGCCGGATGATCTTTCCACGCAGCCGCTGGGTTGGCGCGCATGGATGCAGACGGAAGCCGCATGCACATTGCGCGAGCTGGTAGTGTTGTGCGTCGTAACGGCGGCGCTCTTGTTCTTCGGTCTTGTGCCATTTCGCGTCGGGCCGGCAGTGATTTCACAACCGGCGATTGGACTGGTGGGCGCGGATGAGCCGCGATATGCGCAAATTGCAGTGGAGATGCTGGAAGAACACTCGGCTGTCTGCCATGCATTGGATGCCCGGGTAATCCCACGTTCGCTGCGTTGGAAGGACATCCACGCGAGCTTTCTCTGCGCAGAAGGCGGGACCATTACGCCGATCCTGTACGGTCATCCGTGGCTGGAGAAGCCAGCGCTGTATTACTGGCGCACCATGAGCTTCTACAAGGAGTTTGGCAAGAGCGACTGGGCTGCGCGATTGTCGAGTGCTACTGGCGCATTTGCTCTGGTGTTCCTGATCTTTCTGCATATGCGGAGATTCCGCGCAGGTGGCCACCTGGATGCTGCACTGATTACGGCGTCTGCTGTGGCGATTGTCGCGTTTGCGCGCGGTGCAAGCACGGATATGCAGCTTGCCGCACCATTCTGCATCGGCATGCTGGGCTGGTATGCATGGTACGAGACAGGCAAGAAGTTCTGGCTGTTTGACCTGTACTTCTTTGGCGGCATCGCCACGTTGGCCAAAGGGCCAGTAGCCATCTTTCTTTCTGTCAGCATCATCCTGCTGTTTGTTGGATTGAGACGGGAATGGCAGGTGCTGCGCCGCATGATCTGGCTGCCGGGCATCTGCCTGTTCCTGGCGATCGTGCTGCCCTGGTTTATCGCGGTGCAGTTACGCAATCCCACGTTTTACAAGTTCTTCCTGTTTGAGCAGAATCTGCAGCGATTTGCGTCAGACCGCTACCAGCACCATCAGAACCCGTTCTATTACCTGATTGTGCTGCTGCTGGCACTGATGCCGTGGACAGTTGTGGCGTTGCGAGCGCTGTGGGATTCCGTGGACATCGCGTGGGCAGAGTGGCGTGTGCGGCATAAGCCTGCGCGTTACCTGGGACATACGCGCGCGGGCGATGCGTTCCCTGAGTTTCTGGTGCTGTGGGCCATCTTTCCGGTGGTGTTCTTTTCGTTCTCCGGATCGAAACTGCCGGGATATATTCTGCCCGCCATTCCCCCGATCACGATTCTGACCGGCGACTACCTCTATCGCGTGCGTCGCGCCGGATTGCCACGTTGGCTGATGGTGTCACATGGAGTGATGTGCGGCATCCTGACGTTCGTGCTACTGCTGTGCCCGCAGTACATGGTGTATCAACGCATGATTCCACCATTGCCAACACTGGTGTGGGCCGCATCAATTGCGCTGGTGACAGGCGTAGCGATCGTGCTTCTTACACGGCGGTTTGGACTGCAGTGGCTACGACCACTGACTTTAGTGCCGGTGTTATGCCTGCTATTTTTCCTGCTGCACCGTAACGGTTGGCTGCTGGATGAGAACTATTCGGCGCGGCCCATGGCACGACAGATTCAGCAGATGGCGCCGGATGTGAAGCTTCTGGTGACCCACCACATCCGACGCGATACGGATTACGGGCTGTGCTTTTATCGCAACCAGCCACTGCGCCACTACCTGCAGGAAGAGTCCGCTACAGAGAAACAAAGCGTAATCACAGGCGTTCCCAACGAGGAACACATCCTGGTGATTCGTTCGGGCGATACGGCCCTGCTGCAGAAGCTGCTACCCTGGCGACATTACAAGCTGATGTTTGTGAATGTGTGGCAGGGTCTCGCGGTGTATCACGTGGATGCCCTGCAGTAG
- a CDS encoding bifunctional oligoribonuclease/PAP phosphatase NrnA yields the protein MAFTPLRYSHDVSQDFDPQPEPAETPLQQIAEEIRQHRRFLVTSHARPDGDAVGSTLAMGSILHRMDKEVDMVLADPVPQVYRTLPGIGRIRQAREVDASAYDVVIVLECDGTLRTGLTGLDAMRILNIDHHLTGVHFGTLNWIDPEASAVAAMVFEVAMALGVDVTPAIATCLYTALMTDTGSFTYPGTSADTFTLAHALIDLGAKADSVARDVLYSVPVCRIQLLGRALSRIRIEQGVAWSWITQDDLTEFSATDEDSEGTVNYLISIAGVEAAVFLRETCGGPVGFRTSLRSKSSVDVSAVASRLGGGGHRNAAGCTLEGPFDVSVTRVLAAMYEEIERAASAGTVC from the coding sequence ATGGCGTTCACACCCTTGCGCTATTCCCATGATGTGTCGCAGGATTTCGATCCACAGCCGGAGCCGGCGGAGACGCCCTTGCAGCAGATTGCAGAGGAGATACGGCAGCATCGCCGTTTCCTGGTAACGTCACATGCACGCCCGGATGGCGATGCGGTGGGATCGACGCTGGCCATGGGAAGCATTCTGCACCGCATGGACAAAGAGGTGGACATGGTCCTGGCCGATCCCGTACCGCAGGTGTACCGGACGCTGCCAGGTATTGGGCGGATTCGACAGGCGCGTGAGGTGGATGCATCCGCGTATGACGTGGTCATCGTCCTGGAATGTGATGGCACCCTGCGCACCGGCCTGACAGGGCTGGATGCCATGCGCATTCTGAATATCGACCACCACCTGACCGGAGTACACTTCGGCACCTTGAACTGGATTGATCCAGAGGCCTCGGCGGTGGCGGCGATGGTGTTTGAGGTGGCGATGGCCCTGGGTGTGGACGTGACCCCGGCGATTGCCACCTGCCTATATACAGCGCTGATGACCGATACGGGCTCGTTCACCTATCCCGGAACGTCGGCGGATACCTTTACCCTGGCGCATGCGCTGATTGACCTGGGCGCAAAGGCGGACAGCGTGGCGCGCGACGTGCTCTATAGCGTACCGGTCTGCCGCATTCAACTGCTGGGGCGGGCGCTGTCGCGGATACGGATTGAGCAGGGTGTGGCATGGTCGTGGATTACGCAGGACGACCTGACAGAATTCTCCGCAACGGATGAGGATTCTGAAGGTACGGTGAATTATCTGATTTCCATTGCAGGCGTAGAGGCTGCTGTGTTTCTGCGGGAAACCTGTGGTGGACCTGTAGGGTTTCGGACTTCCCTGCGATCCAAGTCAAGCGTGGATGTTTCTGCCGTGGCCAGCCGTCTTGGTGGCGGCGGACACCGGAACGCCGCAGGTTGCACGCTGGAGGGACCATTCGATGTTTCGGTCACGCGTGTGCTGGCTGCCATGTACGAAGAGATCGAACGTGCCGCGTCCGCCGGGACTGTCTGTTAG
- the rbfA gene encoding 30S ribosome-binding factor RbfA, which yields MPEHRAREHHRNRVQETLREEIGVIIDGELSDPRIGSVTVTEVTLEPGGKSGHVYVAVNGDEGDEQRTLDGLRAAKGYIRAELLDRMGTRHLPDLSFHIDRSEKINARMTTLLTRMKKREGRRRAGATEANPS from the coding sequence ATGCCGGAGCATCGCGCAAGAGAACATCATCGGAACCGTGTCCAGGAGACGCTTCGGGAAGAAATTGGCGTCATTATTGACGGCGAACTTTCCGATCCACGCATCGGGTCGGTGACGGTGACAGAGGTAACGCTGGAACCCGGCGGTAAGAGCGGCCATGTGTATGTGGCTGTAAACGGCGACGAGGGCGATGAGCAGCGCACTCTCGACGGCCTGCGCGCGGCCAAGGGTTACATTCGCGCCGAGTTGCTCGACCGTATGGGGACACGACATCTACCGGATCTATCGTTTCATATTGACCGGTCTGAGAAGATTAATGCGCGCATGACCACGTTGCTGACGCGGATGAAGAAACGTGAAGGACGGCGACGCGCCGGAGCCACGGAGGCCAATCCATCCTGA
- a CDS encoding RNA polymerase sigma factor, with translation MTATEDEFRDIVESHSSMVFSVALRLVGDRGLAEEVAQDVFLELHNWLPRLESADHVRHWLRRVATHRSTDALRRRKVRPEGQSDEWEDKHDRPGDSGGSDCGSMGVAMERMLHSLPEAQRTVLVLRYGEDLTPEEIARTTGDPVATVKSHLQRGLQLLRRKGSVVLKEYVRG, from the coding sequence GTGACGGCAACCGAAGACGAGTTTCGCGACATCGTTGAGAGCCACAGTTCCATGGTCTTTTCCGTGGCCCTGCGGCTTGTCGGCGACCGCGGTCTGGCAGAGGAAGTGGCCCAGGATGTCTTCCTGGAGCTGCATAACTGGCTTCCTCGGCTGGAAAGCGCGGACCACGTGCGTCACTGGCTTCGTCGCGTCGCCACCCACCGTTCGACAGACGCTCTCCGTCGCCGCAAGGTACGGCCAGAGGGCCAGTCCGACGAGTGGGAAGACAAACACGACCGCCCCGGCGATTCCGGCGGATCAGACTGCGGTTCTATGGGGGTTGCCATGGAACGTATGCTGCACAGCCTGCCGGAGGCACAACGTACCGTGCTGGTACTTCGTTATGGCGAAGATCTCACACCGGAAGAGATCGCCCGTACCACCGGTGATCCAGTGGCCACCGTAAAGAGCCATCTGCAGCGCGGCCTGCAACTCTTACGCCGCAAAGGATCGGTAGTTTTGAAGGAGTATGTCCGTGGATAA
- a CDS encoding DUF4252 domain-containing protein, protein MNDTLSLRQFSAAALLVFCTTAGHAQTATTSSAGKPYLLAMRSGSGTTTLTASFTGEAAHAYSVTMHDDGSTEVAEQPSVVGFDPQAKDELMEGLDRLGANAKERNEVNLDKNMMALGNRDGRYSELSSKIDLITVRNYEFASKGQYQKSDLDGLRRKLEGNGWSHVIRNESDGESNDIVIKSGGDGFISDMVILNAESREVNVVHIRGHFRMEDVNGAMGRVMGISHGAGASAMGPLMGITGGSHSSSRSKSTSTTSATPATPATPATPATPASPR, encoded by the coding sequence ATGAACGACACTCTTTCTCTCCGGCAATTCTCAGCAGCTGCCCTGCTGGTCTTCTGTACGACCGCAGGCCACGCACAGACCGCGACCACGTCTTCTGCCGGAAAACCGTATCTGCTGGCCATGCGCAGCGGGTCTGGCACAACGACACTCACCGCCAGCTTCACCGGCGAAGCTGCCCATGCCTATTCCGTCACGATGCATGACGATGGTTCGACAGAGGTTGCAGAACAGCCCTCTGTCGTGGGATTCGATCCGCAGGCGAAGGACGAACTCATGGAGGGGCTTGATCGCCTCGGCGCCAATGCCAAGGAACGCAACGAGGTCAACCTCGACAAGAACATGATGGCGCTCGGCAACCGCGATGGCCGTTACTCCGAGCTATCTTCGAAGATCGATCTCATCACTGTCCGCAACTATGAGTTTGCATCCAAGGGCCAGTACCAGAAAAGCGATCTGGACGGGCTGCGCCGCAAGCTGGAAGGCAACGGCTGGTCCCATGTCATCCGGAACGAAAGCGATGGCGAAAGCAATGACATTGTCATCAAGAGCGGTGGCGATGGTTTTATCAGCGACATGGTCATTCTCAACGCCGAATCACGTGAAGTGAATGTTGTCCACATTCGCGGCCACTTCCGTATGGAAGACGTCAACGGCGCGATGGGCCGTGTCATGGGCATCTCTCACGGCGCAGGAGCCAGTGCAATGGGGCCGCTCATGGGTATTACCGGCGGCAGCCACAGTTCTTCCCGAAGTAAATCAACATCCACAACCTCGGCAACTCCTGCCACACCCGCAACTCCTGCCACGCCGGCGACACCAGCCAGCCCGCGATAG